In Triticum aestivum cultivar Chinese Spring chromosome 5B, IWGSC CS RefSeq v2.1, whole genome shotgun sequence, the following proteins share a genomic window:
- the LOC123114776 gene encoding uncharacterized protein yields MEVEQPPGLRLHMRGCCNGSMRENVEFPAPHVMLLWRSWKSFAHADSLEAGYVLQFELMDTTLLSIKLRGIVCFVQLLVVPARFWSHLSVASCFSCGNCSWEVVPARFWSHLLELQRLLLLLLTGSSFPRLLFSGSCLGSQFTSPLPAPSFSSSSDAHRQVTRTGISAVVVQWSCWEEAGRRLHPVGCWWRAHAVHGVRARQVLPAAGRRRRGAGRRWRAWRPRRLHPRPRRGAGRGPGAVVRHADGGRPLPGLPRPGVTGCVPRGHALRGRPRSPPLRGLRRPRACGAASSGFAWDGLPRLLLLFAAEDAASGGSLLASDPAAVFRVAMVGVNEEMHAAAAVDDSMSGATAVAALMAGGALHVANVGDSRAMAGVWRDGRVAAYELSWDQAPFRADERALVMSVEQVEGVHDPGRGLARLRGVPRLASVLGPRWALPGHDLHAHSRRPPRRGRRGRP; encoded by the exons ATGGAGGTTGAGCAGCCGCCGGggttgaggctgcacatgaggggctgctgtAATGGTAGCATGCGAGAGAATGTAGAGTTCCCTGCACCTCATGTCATGCTTCTCTGGCGCAGCTGGAAAAGCTTCGCTCATGCCGACAGTTTGGAGGCAGGGTACGTCCTTCAGTTCGAGTTAATGGACACCaccctgctctccatcaag CTACGCGGGATCGTTTGCTTCGTGCAGCTGCTGGTGGTCCCTGCTCGCTTTTGGTCCCATCTGTCGGTTGCCTCGTGTTTCTCTTGCGGTAACTGCTCCTGGGAAGTGGTCCCTGCTCGCTTTTGGTCCCATCTGCTGGAGTTACAGCGCCTGCTATTACTGCTCCTGACCGGGTCGTCCTTTCCTCGTCTGCTCTTCTCTGGCTCTTGCCTCGGCTCCCAGTTCACTTCTCCCCTGCCTGCGCCATCCTTCTCTTCATCGTCCGATGCCCATCGGCAGGTGACAAGGACGGGAATCAGCGCCGTCGTGGTGCAGTGGAGCTGCTGGGAAGAAGCAGGACGGCGGCTGCACCCCGTGGGGTGCTGGTGGAGGGCGCACGCAGTCCATGGGGTGCGCGCACGGCAAGTGCTGCCTGCCGCGGGGCGACGGCGGAGGGGGGCGGGAAGGCGGTGGCGTGCCTGGCGGCCGCGGCGGCTCCACCCTCGGCCGCGCCGTGGTGCCGGGCGCGGGCCTGGCGCTGTAGTACGCCACGCTGACGGTGGACGGCCACTACCCGGGCTCCCCAGGCCGGGCGTCACAGGATGCGTACCTCGTGGCCACGCGCTTCGCGGGCGTCCCCGATCTCCACCTCTTCGCGGTCTTCGACGGCCACGGGCCTGCGGAGCCGCCAGCTCCGGGTTCGCGTGGGACGggctcccccgcctcctcctcctcttcgcggCCGAGGATGCCGCCTCCGGAGGGAGCCTCCTCGCGTCGGACCCCGCGGCGGTGTTCCGGGTGGCTATGGTCGGGGTCAACGAGGAGATGCACGCGGCGGCGGCCGTGGACGACTCCATGAGCGGGGCCACCGCCGTCGCGGCGCTCATGGCCGGTGGCGCGCTTCATGTGGCCAACGTCGGGGACTCGCGCGCCATGGCCGGGGTCTGGCGCGACGGCCGCGTCGCCGCCTACGAGCTGTCGTGGGACCAGGCACCGTTCCGCGCCGACGAGCGTGCGCTCGTCATGTCCGTCGAGCAGGTGGAGGGCGTCCACGACCCCGGCCGAGGGCTAGCTCGCCTACGAGGGGTACCCCGCCTCGCGTCTGTGCTCGGCCCGCGATGGGCTCTACCCGGGCACGACCTTCACGCACATTCTCGGCGACCTCCCCGCCGAGGGCGTCGGGGTCGACCCTGA